A DNA window from Daucus carota subsp. sativus chromosome 3, DH1 v3.0, whole genome shotgun sequence contains the following coding sequences:
- the LOC108213523 gene encoding CBBY-like protein isoform X3, whose product MTAYFIKTKWPEKAPKSEEERKDFIASVHKRKTKLFMVLIEKKLFPLRPGVAKLIDQTFAKGVKVAVCTTSNEKAIYAKT is encoded by the exons ATGACCGCTTATTTTATCAAGACAAAGTGGCCAGAAAAAGCTCCAAAGAGTGAAGAAGAACGGAAGGATTTTATTGCTTCAGTTCACAAGCGAAAGACAAAGCTATTTATGGTCCTCATTGAGAAGAAGTTGTTTCCTCTACGGCCTGGTGTTGCAAA ATTAATTGATCAGACATTTGCAAAAGGAGTAAAAGTTGCTGTTTGCACTACTTCTAATGAGAAGGCG ATATATGCAAAAACATAA
- the LOC108213523 gene encoding CBBY-like protein isoform X1, which yields MTAYFIKTKWPEKAPKSEEERKDFIASVHKRKTKLFMVLIEKKLFPLRPGVAKLIDQTFAKGVKVAVCTTSNEKALLRSLKLYSSRKLQRQNTISEKMDHLGLPSVLSSTN from the exons ATGACCGCTTATTTTATCAAGACAAAGTGGCCAGAAAAAGCTCCAAAGAGTGAAGAAGAACGGAAGGATTTTATTGCTTCAGTTCACAAGCGAAAGACAAAGCTATTTATGGTCCTCATTGAGAAGAAGTTGTTTCCTCTACGGCCTGGTGTTGCAAA ATTAATTGATCAGACATTTGCAAAAGGAGTAAAAGTTGCTGTTTGCACTACTTCTAATGAGAAGGCG CTATTGAGAAGCCTCAAGCTATATAGCAGCAGAAAGCTACAAAGGCAGAACACAATTTCAGAGAAGATGGATCACTTGGGTTTGCCTTCAGTCCTCTCCTCAACGAATTAA
- the LOC108213523 gene encoding CBBY-like protein isoform X2 — translation MTAYFIKTKWPEKAPKSEEERKDFIASVHKRKTKLFMVLIEKKLFPLRPGVAKLIDQTFAKGVKVAVCTTSNEKAVCFISY, via the exons ATGACCGCTTATTTTATCAAGACAAAGTGGCCAGAAAAAGCTCCAAAGAGTGAAGAAGAACGGAAGGATTTTATTGCTTCAGTTCACAAGCGAAAGACAAAGCTATTTATGGTCCTCATTGAGAAGAAGTTGTTTCCTCTACGGCCTGGTGTTGCAAA ATTAATTGATCAGACATTTGCAAAAGGAGTAAAAGTTGCTGTTTGCACTACTTCTAATGAGAAGGCGGTATGCTTCATCAG CTATTGA